In Ruminococcaceae bacterium BL-6, a genomic segment contains:
- the recD2 gene encoding ATP-dependent RecD-like DNA helicase, translated as MQDRQLLEMSGSVEDIIFHNENNGYTILELNTGEELVTVVGTLPWASCGEELHVYGGWINHPSFGQQFKAEAIERFQPTTSSAILKYLSSGVVKGIGPATALKIVNAFGEHALEILENEPERLCSIKGVTKEKAKKMSEEFHRIYGIREMMLYLNKFGITPEEAVRVWKAYGPNSVEMLRSDPFLLCSDGLDVDFGRADVIAESAGRPQDDSARIRAGLLYVLKHNTGNGHTCLPADKLVPAACRLLGVEPELVRGELSGMKDSRMVVPQMFGEREYLFLPRYYESELYCAGRLLMILRYPAQSITGIENAISEIERRFSIQYAQGQKEAVIQALSKGILILTGGPGTGKTTTLNAIITLLEDHGEKVFLAAPTGRAAKRMSEVTNREAKTIHRLLQVEWNEQDRPVFAKNEKNLLECDALILDELSMVDVLLFESVLRALPLGCRLILVGDSDQLPSVGAGNVLGDLISSGMFPVVQLREIFRQSMNSLIIRNAHRIVKGEMPELRDRKSDFFFLPKQNAPEVSSTIVDLYTRRLPNSYGYSPLLDIQVLSPGKKGELGTIELNRRLQDAVNPQDGKKKEIRGSEYSLRVGDKVMQVKNNYNLPWTKADGTTGEGVYNGDVGILLEIDKRAATLTVQMDDRYVLYTMDDASQLELAYSMTVHKSQGNEFQAVVIPMFPGPSRLYYRNLLYTAVTRAKSLLILVGMERIVETMVRNNRKNLRYSGLSHFLAEGIANEN; from the coding sequence ATGCAGGACAGACAGCTTTTGGAAATGTCCGGCTCCGTCGAGGATATCATTTTCCATAACGAAAACAACGGATATACGATTCTGGAACTGAATACGGGGGAAGAGCTTGTCACGGTGGTCGGAACCCTTCCCTGGGCAAGCTGCGGGGAGGAGTTGCACGTGTACGGCGGGTGGATCAACCACCCGAGCTTTGGGCAGCAGTTCAAGGCGGAAGCCATCGAGCGGTTTCAGCCGACCACCTCTTCCGCCATCCTGAAATATCTTTCGTCTGGCGTGGTAAAGGGGATCGGGCCGGCCACCGCGCTGAAAATCGTGAACGCTTTCGGGGAGCATGCGCTGGAGATCCTGGAGAACGAGCCGGAACGCCTTTGCAGCATCAAGGGGGTCACAAAGGAAAAGGCAAAAAAAATGTCAGAAGAATTTCACCGGATCTACGGGATCCGCGAGATGATGTTGTACCTGAACAAGTTCGGGATCACGCCGGAGGAGGCCGTGCGGGTCTGGAAGGCATACGGGCCGAATTCGGTGGAAATGCTTCGCAGCGACCCGTTCCTGCTTTGCTCAGACGGGCTTGACGTCGATTTCGGCCGGGCGGATGTCATCGCGGAATCGGCCGGCCGTCCGCAGGACGATTCCGCGCGGATCCGTGCCGGCCTTCTTTATGTTCTCAAACACAACACCGGGAACGGCCATACCTGCCTGCCGGCGGACAAGCTGGTCCCCGCCGCCTGCCGCCTGCTGGGGGTGGAGCCCGAGCTGGTGCGCGGGGAGCTGAGCGGGATGAAGGATTCCCGCATGGTCGTTCCCCAGATGTTCGGGGAGCGCGAATACCTGTTTCTTCCCCGGTATTACGAATCCGAGCTGTACTGTGCGGGTCGCCTGCTGATGATCCTCCGGTATCCCGCCCAGTCGATCACGGGGATCGAAAATGCCATTTCGGAAATAGAGCGCCGCTTTTCCATCCAATATGCGCAGGGGCAGAAAGAAGCCGTGATCCAGGCGCTTTCCAAAGGAATCCTGATTCTGACCGGAGGCCCCGGAACGGGGAAGACCACGACGCTGAACGCCATCATCACCCTGCTGGAAGATCACGGGGAAAAGGTCTTCCTCGCCGCCCCCACCGGCCGAGCGGCCAAGCGGATGTCGGAGGTGACGAACCGAGAGGCAAAGACCATCCACCGCCTCCTTCAGGTGGAATGGAACGAGCAGGACCGGCCCGTATTCGCCAAAAACGAAAAGAACCTGCTCGAATGCGACGCCCTGATCCTGGACGAGCTTTCGATGGTGGATGTCCTGCTGTTCGAGAGCGTCCTGCGCGCCCTGCCGCTCGGGTGCAGGCTGATTCTGGTGGGGGACAGCGACCAGCTTCCCTCGGTGGGGGCGGGGAACGTGCTGGGGGACCTGATCTCATCCGGCATGTTTCCCGTCGTCCAGCTGCGGGAAATCTTCCGTCAGTCGATGAACAGCCTGATCATCCGCAACGCCCACCGGATCGTGAAAGGGGAGATGCCGGAGCTTCGCGACAGGAAAAGCGACTTTTTCTTTCTTCCAAAGCAGAACGCGCCGGAAGTCTCCTCCACCATCGTCGATCTTTATACCAGGCGCCTGCCCAACAGCTACGGCTATTCGCCGCTGCTCGATATCCAGGTGCTTTCGCCCGGAAAAAAAGGAGAGCTCGGCACGATCGAGCTGAACCGGCGCCTTCAGGACGCCGTGAATCCGCAGGACGGCAAAAAAAAGGAAATTCGGGGAAGCGAGTATAGCCTTCGCGTCGGGGACAAGGTGATGCAGGTGAAGAACAATTACAATCTTCCCTGGACCAAAGCGGATGGGACGACGGGGGAGGGCGTCTATAACGGCGACGTCGGGATTTTGCTGGAGATCGACAAGCGGGCCGCGACCCTTACGGTCCAGATGGATGACCGCTATGTGCTTTACACCATGGATGACGCATCCCAGCTTGAGCTCGCCTATTCCATGACCGTCCATAAGAGCCAGGGCAACGAGTTTCAGGCGGTCGTCATCCCCATGTTTCCGGGGCCGTCACGCCTGTATTACCGGAATCTTCTGTACACCGCGGTGACGCGCGCGAAATCGCTGCTGATCCTGGTCGGGATGGAACGGATCGTGGAAACGATGGTGCGCAACAACCGGAAAAATCTGCGCTATTCCGGGC
- a CDS encoding conserved protein of unknown function (Evidence 4 : Unknown function but conserved in other organisms), with protein MLDALCRVLVAFLAILGVTELYRVALFWILQPDRGKKTSLLLTFRGHDETAEHRMRSAVEQIRWMRGSGEKEVVCVDCGMDGETRAVCEKFARDCLCVRLISVESLPGFLNGEFANTYKKDYTEHTN; from the coding sequence ATGCTGGATGCTTTATGCCGGGTTCTGGTTGCCTTTTTGGCCATTCTGGGCGTGACGGAATTGTACCGCGTGGCGCTCTTCTGGATTCTTCAGCCCGACCGGGGGAAGAAAACGTCGCTTCTTCTCACGTTCCGCGGGCACGACGAAACCGCGGAGCACCGGATGAGAAGCGCGGTGGAGCAGATCCGGTGGATGCGCGGCTCTGGGGAAAAGGAAGTCGTCTGCGTGGACTGCGGCATGGACGGCGAAACCCGGGCGGTTTGTGAGAAATTCGCGCGGGACTGCCTCTGCGTCCGTCTGATTTCTGTGGAAAGCCTGCCCGGATTTCTGAACGGGGAATTTGCAAATACATACAAAAAGGATTATACTGAACACACAAACTAA
- the metK gene encoding S-adenosylmethionine synthetase (Evidence 2a : Function from experimental evidences in other organisms; PubMedId : 8755891, 10094622, 12910260, 16672621, 18634909; Product type e : enzyme) codes for MAKHFFTSESVTEGHPDKVCDQIADAVLDEILALDPRAHVACEVTATTGLIHVMGEISTECYVDIPAIARGVVRDIGYNNPAYGFDGNTCGVITSIDVQSPDIAMGVNESFEARNGATEENDKIGAGDQGMMFGYACDETKTLMPLTISLAHSLAKQLAAVRKNGTLPYLRPDGKTQVTVEYDGDRPVRVDTIVISTQHDPQATLEQIRSDLLKHVVGPVVPAELLDDKTRYFINPTGRFVVGGPVGDSGLTGRKIIVDTYGGYGRHGGGSFSGKDPTKVDRSAAYAARYVAKNIVAAGLARKCEVQLAYAIGVARPVSVMVDTFGTSGFPEDRIAEAVKRVFDLRPTAIIRDLDLRKPIYRRLAAYGHMGREDLGVSWEKTDKAEQLKKFFE; via the coding sequence ATGGCAAAACATTTTTTTACGTCGGAATCGGTCACGGAAGGCCATCCCGATAAAGTCTGCGATCAGATTGCCGATGCGGTCCTGGATGAGATTCTCGCCCTGGACCCGCGGGCGCATGTGGCCTGCGAGGTGACGGCTACAACCGGCCTGATCCATGTGATGGGGGAAATCTCCACCGAGTGCTATGTCGATATTCCCGCCATTGCGCGCGGAGTGGTCCGCGATATCGGCTATAACAACCCCGCCTATGGATTCGATGGGAACACCTGCGGAGTCATCACTTCCATCGACGTCCAGTCGCCCGATATCGCGATGGGCGTCAACGAATCCTTTGAGGCGAGAAACGGAGCCACCGAGGAAAACGATAAAATCGGCGCGGGCGACCAGGGCATGATGTTCGGCTATGCGTGCGACGAAACCAAGACCCTGATGCCGCTGACGATCTCGCTCGCGCACAGCCTTGCAAAGCAGCTTGCCGCCGTGCGCAAAAACGGAACGCTGCCGTATCTGCGTCCGGATGGAAAAACGCAGGTGACGGTGGAATACGACGGCGACAGGCCGGTCCGGGTCGATACCATCGTGATTTCCACCCAGCACGACCCGCAGGCCACGCTGGAACAGATCCGCAGCGACCTTCTGAAGCATGTGGTCGGGCCTGTCGTGCCAGCGGAGCTTCTCGACGATAAGACCAGATATTTCATCAATCCGACCGGCCGCTTTGTGGTGGGCGGCCCCGTTGGCGACAGCGGGCTGACCGGGCGCAAGATTATCGTCGATACCTACGGCGGATACGGAAGGCACGGCGGCGGCTCCTTTTCCGGCAAAGACCCAACCAAGGTGGACCGTTCCGCAGCCTATGCGGCGCGCTATGTGGCGAAGAATATTGTGGCGGCCGGCCTTGCCAGAAAATGCGAGGTACAGCTTGCCTACGCCATCGGCGTCGCGCGTCCCGTTTCCGTCATGGTCGATACGTTCGGGACTTCCGGCTTCCCCGAGGACAGGATTGCGGAAGCGGTGAAAAGGGTGTTCGACCTTCGTCCCACCGCGATCATCCGTGACCTGGATCTGAGGAAACCGATCTACCGCCGTCTTGCGGCTTACGGCCATATGGGCCGCGAGGACCTGGGCGTTTCGTGGGAAAAGACGGATAAAGCGGAACAATTAAAAAAGTTTTTTGAATGA
- a CDS encoding Riboflavin transporter, which produces MKNSMSKNRVIQMAQLAMLAAVSLVLIAFVRIPLVPAAPFLEYDMADAPILIAAMLFGTMPAVSILFIVSVIQAFLFGGNGWVGLLMHVVASGLLVVLAGEFYKRRHKFSDMVVGMVLGSLAMTAAMIPMNYIFTVYFFGTPKSVVDAIMLPGIIPFNLIKAGLNSAIAGIVFRALLPFVQRHREMIRPI; this is translated from the coding sequence GTGAAAAACAGTATGTCGAAAAACAGGGTCATCCAGATGGCCCAGCTGGCGATGCTTGCCGCAGTCTCCCTTGTGCTGATCGCCTTTGTCCGCATTCCGCTGGTGCCCGCGGCGCCGTTCCTGGAATACGATATGGCCGACGCGCCGATTCTGATCGCCGCAATGCTGTTCGGCACGATGCCTGCCGTGTCCATCCTCTTTATCGTTTCCGTGATTCAGGCTTTTTTGTTCGGCGGGAACGGCTGGGTCGGCCTTCTGATGCATGTGGTGGCTTCCGGCCTTCTGGTCGTTCTGGCCGGGGAATTCTATAAGCGCAGACATAAGTTTTCCGATATGGTGGTCGGGATGGTCCTCGGCTCCCTTGCCATGACGGCGGCCATGATCCCGATGAATTACATTTTTACCGTCTACTTTTTCGGGACCCCGAAGTCGGTTGTGGATGCGATCATGCTCCCCGGCATTATCCCGTTCAACCTGATTAAGGCGGGGCTCAACAGCGCAATTGCCGGGATCGTTTTCCGGGCTCTTCTGCCTTTTGTTCAGAGGCACAGAGAGATGATCCGTCCGATCTGA
- the tufA gene encoding elongation factor Tu (Evidence 2a : Function from experimental evidences in other organisms; PubMedId : 10774755, 12682299, 7706132, 20133608, 22938038, 22720735, 30396900; Product type f : factor) yields MAKAKFERNKPHVNIGTIGHVDHGKTTLTAAITKVLNLEGDADFVDYANIDKAPEERARGITINTAHVEYQTEKRHYAHVDCPGHADYVKNMITGAAQMDGAILVVSAADGPMPQTREHILLARQVGVPYIVVFMNKVDQVDDAELLDLVEMEIRDLLNEYEFPGDDTPIIRGSALKALECTSKDPNAPEYKCIHELMDAVDEFIPTPDRKADQPFLMPVEDVFTITGRGTVATGRVERGQLKMNEEVEIIGLTEERRKTVATGIEMFRKTLDYAEAGDNIGVLLRGIQRNEVERGQVLAKPGTIHPHTKFKGQVYVLTKDEGGRHTPFFNNYRPQFYFRTTDVTGVITLPEGTEMCMPGDNVEMDVELITPIAIENGLRFAIREGGHTVGSGVVVGINS; encoded by the coding sequence ATGGCAAAGGCAAAGTTTGAAAGAAATAAACCTCATGTTAACATTGGTACCATCGGCCATGTCGATCATGGTAAGACCACATTGACAGCAGCTATCACCAAGGTCCTGAACCTGGAAGGTGACGCGGATTTCGTCGATTACGCAAATATTGATAAGGCTCCCGAAGAGAGGGCCCGCGGCATCACAATCAACACGGCCCACGTGGAGTATCAGACGGAAAAGCGGCACTATGCCCACGTCGACTGCCCCGGCCATGCCGACTATGTGAAAAACATGATTACCGGCGCTGCACAGATGGATGGCGCCATTCTGGTCGTATCCGCCGCAGACGGCCCGATGCCGCAGACAAGGGAGCATATCCTTCTTGCCCGTCAGGTGGGCGTGCCTTACATCGTAGTGTTCATGAACAAGGTGGATCAGGTCGACGATGCAGAGCTCCTTGACCTTGTCGAGATGGAAATCCGCGATCTTCTGAACGAGTATGAATTCCCGGGCGACGATACCCCGATCATCCGCGGTTCCGCTCTGAAGGCTCTGGAGTGCACTTCCAAAGACCCGAATGCGCCCGAGTACAAATGCATCCATGAACTGATGGATGCCGTGGACGAATTCATTCCCACCCCGGACCGCAAAGCGGATCAGCCTTTCCTGATGCCTGTTGAAGATGTGTTCACCATCACCGGCCGCGGCACCGTCGCCACCGGCAGAGTGGAGCGCGGACAGCTCAAGATGAACGAAGAAGTCGAGATCATCGGCCTGACCGAAGAGCGCAGGAAGACGGTCGCGACCGGTATCGAAATGTTCAGAAAAACCCTGGACTATGCCGAGGCCGGCGACAACATCGGCGTCCTGCTCCGCGGCATCCAGAGGAACGAAGTCGAGCGCGGCCAGGTTCTGGCAAAGCCCGGAACCATTCATCCGCACACCAAATTCAAGGGTCAGGTTTATGTTCTGACCAAAGACGAAGGCGGACGCCACACTCCTTTCTTCAACAACTACCGTCCTCAGTTCTATTTCAGAACGACGGATGTGACCGGCGTCATCACGCTGCCGGAAGGCACCGAGATGTGCATGCCCGGGGACAACGTTGAAATGGATGTGGAACTGATTACCCCGATCGCGATTGAAAACGGTCTTCGCTTCGCTATCCGCGAAGGCGGCCATACGGTCGGTTCCGGCGTCGTTGTCGGAATCAACTCCTGA